In Immundisolibacter sp., the genomic window AACTTGCGCCCGCTGCGCCATCGCGCGCGCCGGCCGCCGGTCACGGTCGATTCACCCGCCATCGGTACCGCCATGGAACACGACACCACGGATTTCGGCTTCAGCGAGGTGCCGGTCGCCGACAAGGCGCGGCGGGTCCGGCAGGTGTTCGACTCGGTGGCGCCGCGCTACGACCTGATGAACGACCTGATGTCGCTGGGCCTGCACCGGCTGTGGAAGCGCTTTGCGGTGGAACTGGCCGCCGTGCGGCGCGGCGAGCGGGTGCTCGATCTGGCCGGCGGCACCGGTGATCTGACGCGCCTGCTGGCGCCCCAGGTGGGGTCGACCGGCCGCGTGCTGCTGGCGGACATCAACGGCGCCATGCTGGCGCGCGGCCGCGACCGGCTGCTGGATGCCGGCATCGCCGGCAACGTGGGCTACCTGCAACTGGACGCCGAGCGGCTGCCGCTGGCCGACGCCAGCCTCGATTGCGTGATCATCGGTTTCGGCCTGCGCAACGTCACCGACAAGCAGGCCGCGCTGACCGAGATGCACCGCGTGCTGAGGCCCGGCGGGCGGGCGCTGGTGCTGGAGTTCTCGCAGCCGGTGCTGGCGCCGCTAAAGCCCCTGTACGACGCCTACAGCTTTCAGGTGCTGCCGCGCATCGGCCGGCTGGTGGCGGGGGATGCCGACAGTTACCGGTACCTGGCCGAATCGATCCGCCGCCACCCGGACCAGGACACGCTGCTGGGCATGCTGCACGCGGCCGGCTTCAGCCGCTGCCAGTATTTCAACCTCACGGGCGGCATCGTGGCCGTGCATCGCGGGTACCGGCTGTGACGGAATCGCAGGCGAGCGCGGATACGGGCGTACCGCTGGCGGCGCTGGAAATCGCCCTGAACCGGCTGCTGGCGCTGGACCCACTGACGCTGGAACGGCTGGCGGCGCTGGAGGGGCGCGTGATCCGGCTCGAAGTGCCGGCGCTGGGCTTGCAGCTCACCTTCGCGCCGCATGCAAACGGCTTGCAGTGGCTGTCCGGCGCGCCGGAACCGATCGACGCCCACATCAGCGGCAGCCTGGCCGATCTGCTGCGCGCCCAGGCCGGCGGCGAGCTGGCGGGTCTGCAGATCGAAGGCGACAAGCATCTGGCCAGCGCCTTCGCCAGTGCGCTGCGCGAGGCGCGCATCGACTGGCCGGAGCTGCTCGCGCCCTGGCTGGGCGACGTGGCGACGCAGCGCGGCGTGCAGGCGCTCGAATCGCTGGCCGGCGCGCTGCGCGAGGGCGCCGATTCGCTGCTGCGCAGCGGTGCGGAGTTTTTGCAGTACGAGCGCCCGGTGCTGGTCAGCGCTGCCGAGTGGGGCAGCTTCAAGACCGAAGTGCGTGAGCTTCACGAGGCGGTCAGCGCGCTCGAACGACGCATCGCCAAGCTGGCCCTGCGTCAGCAATGACCAGCCTGCCGGGCCTGCTGCGCCTGTGGTGGGTGCTGTTCGTGTTGGCGCGCGCCGGCGGCGACGAGATCATCCTCGGTCACCCGCGCCTGCCGGGCGGGCGCCTGCTGCTGCGCCTGCTGCCCTGGCGCTGGGGTGAACGCCCGCCGCGCGGCGTGCGCCTGCGCGAGGCGCTGGAAAAGCTCGGGCCGATCTTCGTCAAGTTCGGGCAGATCCTGTCCACCCGGCGCGACCTGCTGCCGCCGGACATCGCCGACGAGCTGGTGCGCCTGCAGGATCAGGTGCCGCCGTTTCCGGGTGAGCAGGCGCGCCGCCTGATCGAGGCTGCCTACGGCCAGCCGCTGAGCGTGGTGCTGGCCGAATTCGACGACGTGCCGCTGGCCTC contains:
- the ubiE gene encoding bifunctional demethylmenaquinone methyltransferase/2-methoxy-6-polyprenyl-1,4-benzoquinol methylase UbiE translates to MEHDTTDFGFSEVPVADKARRVRQVFDSVAPRYDLMNDLMSLGLHRLWKRFAVELAAVRRGERVLDLAGGTGDLTRLLAPQVGSTGRVLLADINGAMLARGRDRLLDAGIAGNVGYLQLDAERLPLADASLDCVIIGFGLRNVTDKQAALTEMHRVLRPGGRALVLEFSQPVLAPLKPLYDAYSFQVLPRIGRLVAGDADSYRYLAESIRRHPDQDTLLGMLHAAGFSRCQYFNLTGGIVAVHRGYRL
- a CDS encoding SCP2 sterol-binding domain-containing protein, with the translated sequence MTESQASADTGVPLAALEIALNRLLALDPLTLERLAALEGRVIRLEVPALGLQLTFAPHANGLQWLSGAPEPIDAHISGSLADLLRAQAGGELAGLQIEGDKHLASAFASALREARIDWPELLAPWLGDVATQRGVQALESLAGALREGADSLLRSGAEFLQYERPVLVSAAEWGSFKTEVRELHEAVSALERRIAKLALRQQ